A single window of Chloracidobacterium sp. DNA harbors:
- the fdhF gene encoding formate dehydrogenase subunit alpha: protein MIRATINGKEASFDDGITILAAARELGIEIPTLCNDQRLKPVGACRMCLVDVKGQARETASCATALADGMEIETHSGPIEEARKWNLRMLAGIYPADSFNDFPNKPFHKLATEYGLTSADFCVDHLVAADSSHTYINVDMSRCINCYACVRICADVQGQFVWHVLGRGEESRILPDSLGAFGTSTCVSCGACSDACPTGALEDKTVIERGFPTAWTKTTCPYCGTGCEMNVGTRDDKVVQVRPVMDAPVNYGHLCVKGRYAFDFIDAEDRVTEPMIRENDGWQVVSWDEAIAYTAAKLKAIDSEFGRESIAVLGSARATNEENYLAQKFTRVVLGTNNVDCCARVCHTPTAAAMKMMIGTGAMTNSFDDIEKAKSILICGANPTENHPIPGARVKQAVLKNGAKLIVIDPRVTELAKMADVHLQLRAGTNILMFNALAHAIIDEGLVDGQFIAERVDEYEKFEEFVADYSPEAVAERCGVDAQLIRKAARIYAVDTPSMSMHGLGMTEHYQGTEGVMSIVNLALLTGNIGKPGAGVNPLRGQNNVQGSAHMGCDPGILTGSISIESGRELFEQVWKTEIPTEPGLNQLQMIDSARDGKLKALWTIGYDVFLSNANAHETAKAFANMDLVIIQDFFMNETARHFGHVFFPATTSYEKDGTFMNGERRIQRIRTAVSPRGNSRSDLEIICDLAAAMGHTDDFSFKSAEEVWDEVRAVWPPGYGITYDRLDDKGIQWPCPDIDHPGTEVLHGESFSSGITAALRRIKYRPTKEIVSDEFPFMLTTGRVLEQFNAGTMTMRTPNRELRPTDLIMVSKEDSERLSIADGETVRLKSNYGEAIMPVEVTDKVKVGELFTTFHDPAVFLNYLTGPTRDRFTQAPEFKVTAVTIEKLAD from the coding sequence GCGAACTCGGTATCGAGATACCGACACTCTGTAACGATCAACGGCTAAAGCCCGTCGGTGCCTGCCGAATGTGTCTGGTCGACGTCAAAGGGCAAGCACGTGAAACCGCGTCGTGCGCGACCGCTCTGGCGGACGGAATGGAGATCGAGACCCATAGCGGCCCGATCGAAGAAGCCCGAAAATGGAACTTGCGGATGTTGGCCGGCATCTATCCCGCCGACTCATTCAATGATTTTCCGAACAAACCATTTCACAAACTTGCCACCGAATACGGCCTGACCTCTGCTGACTTTTGCGTTGACCACTTGGTTGCCGCCGATAGCTCGCATACATACATCAATGTCGATATGTCGCGATGCATCAATTGCTATGCGTGCGTGCGTATCTGTGCCGATGTCCAGGGACAGTTCGTATGGCACGTATTGGGCCGGGGTGAAGAGTCCAGGATATTGCCCGATTCTTTGGGAGCATTTGGCACCAGCACTTGTGTATCGTGCGGAGCGTGTTCCGACGCATGCCCGACCGGTGCGCTCGAAGACAAGACTGTGATCGAACGAGGATTCCCGACAGCTTGGACCAAGACGACCTGTCCGTATTGCGGTACGGGGTGTGAAATGAACGTCGGTACTCGTGACGACAAGGTCGTGCAAGTTCGCCCGGTTATGGACGCACCGGTCAACTATGGCCATCTCTGCGTAAAGGGGCGTTATGCCTTTGATTTCATCGATGCCGAAGACCGTGTTACCGAGCCGATGATCCGCGAAAACGATGGTTGGCAGGTCGTGTCGTGGGATGAGGCTATCGCGTACACTGCAGCGAAACTGAAGGCGATCGACAGTGAATTTGGCAGAGAGAGCATCGCTGTTCTCGGTTCGGCCCGAGCGACGAATGAGGAAAATTATCTTGCTCAAAAATTTACACGAGTTGTCTTAGGGACAAACAACGTCGATTGTTGTGCCAGAGTCTGTCATACGCCGACTGCCGCGGCGATGAAGATGATGATCGGGACGGGGGCAATGACCAATTCGTTCGACGATATCGAAAAGGCAAAGTCCATACTCATTTGCGGTGCGAATCCAACCGAGAACCACCCGATCCCTGGTGCCCGTGTTAAGCAGGCTGTGCTCAAAAATGGTGCCAAGTTGATCGTCATCGATCCGCGAGTGACGGAGCTGGCAAAGATGGCCGACGTCCACCTGCAGCTTCGGGCCGGTACAAACATCCTGATGTTTAACGCCCTGGCACACGCGATCATCGATGAAGGATTGGTCGATGGTCAGTTCATAGCAGAACGCGTCGATGAGTACGAAAAATTCGAGGAGTTTGTCGCTGATTACTCGCCCGAGGCGGTCGCCGAACGCTGCGGTGTCGATGCCCAACTTATCAGAAAGGCCGCCCGGATCTACGCCGTCGACACCCCGTCAATGTCGATGCACGGACTCGGAATGACCGAGCATTATCAGGGTACCGAGGGCGTGATGTCGATAGTCAATCTCGCATTGCTCACCGGAAACATCGGAAAGCCCGGTGCCGGCGTGAATCCGCTCCGAGGACAAAATAACGTGCAGGGCTCGGCCCATATGGGATGCGATCCCGGCATTTTGACCGGCTCGATCTCGATCGAATCAGGACGTGAGCTTTTCGAGCAGGTGTGGAAGACCGAGATTCCGACCGAACCTGGATTGAATCAATTGCAGATGATCGACTCGGCTCGCGACGGTAAATTAAAGGCACTGTGGACGATCGGATACGACGTCTTCCTGTCGAATGCGAACGCACACGAAACGGCAAAAGCATTTGCCAATATGGATCTCGTCATAATTCAGGATTTCTTTATGAACGAGACGGCGAGGCATTTTGGCCACGTCTTTTTCCCGGCGACGACTTCGTATGAGAAAGACGGAACATTTATGAACGGCGAGCGCCGGATCCAGCGGATACGAACGGCCGTAAGCCCGCGTGGAAACTCACGTTCTGACCTTGAGATCATCTGCGACCTTGCGGCCGCAATGGGTCACACCGACGATTTTTCGTTTAAGTCCGCGGAGGAGGTCTGGGATGAGGTGCGGGCCGTGTGGCCGCCGGGATACGGCATAACCTATGATCGGCTAGACGATAAAGGAATTCAATGGCCGTGTCCTGACATCGATCACCCCGGCACCGAAGTGCTGCACGGCGAATCCTTTTCGAGCGGCATTACAGCGGCACTTCGCCGTATCAAGTATCGGCCGACAAAGGAGATCGTGTCTGACGAATTTCCGTTTATGCTGACCACGGGCCGCGTGCTCGAACAATTTAACGCCGGCACGATGACGATGCGTACGCCGAACCGTGAACTGCGGCCGACCGATCTAATAATGGTCTCAAAGGAAGACTCAGAAAGATTGTCGATCGCTGACGGCGAAACGGTGAGGCTAAAAAGTAACTACGGCGAGGCGATAATGCCGGTCGAAGTCACCGATAAGGTTAAAGTCGGCGAACTTTTCACCACATTCCACGACCCGGCCGTATTTCTCAATTACCTCACCGGCCCTACACGTGATCGCTTTACGCAGGCGCCCGAGTTCAAGGTTACGGCTGTGACGATCGAGAAATTGGCAGATTAG